The following coding sequences lie in one Nakaseomyces glabratus chromosome I, complete sequence genomic window:
- the THP2 gene encoding Thp2p (CAGL0I02310g~Ortholog(s) have nucleic acid binding activity and role in DNA recombination, mRNA export from nucleus, telomere maintenance, transcription elongation from RNA polymerase II promoter), with protein sequence MSEQNSEQYFEALCEQEQALQDNHEHLKSVLNILGNVVDEEASDEDIVTSLGKLSKTVKVLVDSSVDLRYKKFRVTDVRFAPQAAEQSRFGGNSNDHLRQIQKSGRLREYVSVLEAIYNDSLTYINLLTKLSVNLAKQIEFADHSVSEFLLEDWKPPHELQSILEKFVDMEEDPEVLNDQLNKYMDNIKMERAKYSLENKYSLQEQLKTLESELSRWRDAWVNIESLMFGDSPNSMKGMLQNIESMKKELSPTAEN encoded by the coding sequence ATGAGTGAACAGAATTCGGAGCAATATTTCGAGGCTCTTTGCGAGCAAGAGCAAGCTCTACAGGATAACCATGAGCATTTGAAGTCTGTCTTAAACATCCTAGGAaatgttgttgatgaagaGGCTAGTGATGAGGACATTGTTACTTCTTTAGGGAAACTATCGAAGACAGTGAAAGTCTTGGTTGATAGTTCGGTGGACTTGAGATACAAGAAGTTTCGGGTTACGGATGTACGATTTGCACCTCAGGCAGCGGAGCAATCACGATTCGGAGGCAACTCTAATGATCATTTAAGGCAGATCCAAAAAAGTGGACGTCTACGGGAGTATGTTTCTGTGCTTGAAGCGATCTATAATGACTCACTGACGTACATCAAtcttttgacaaaattgtCGGTGAACCTTGCAAAGCAAATAGAATTCGCTGACCATTCAGTAAGTGAATTCCTACTAGAAGATTGGAAGCCACCTCATGAGCTTCAATCTATTTTAGAgaaatttgttgatatGGAAGAGGACCCAGAGGTATTAAATGATCAACTGAACAAGTACATGGACAACATTAAGATGGAAAGAGCAAAGTATAGTTTAGAGAATAAATACTCCTTGCAGGAACAATTGAAGACGTTAGAGAGCGAATTAAGCAGGTGGAGAGATGCATGGGTAAATATTGAGAGCCTGATGTTTGGAGATTCACCTAACTCTATGAAGGGGATGttacaaaatattgaatcGATGAAGAAAGAACTTTCACCAACAGCAGAAAATTAG
- the CDC23 gene encoding anaphase promoting complex subunit CDC23 (CAGL0I02288g~Ortholog(s) have cyclin binding, ubiquitin-protein transferase activity and role in anaphase-promoting complex-dependent catabolic process, positive regulation of mitotic metaphase/anaphase transition, protein ubiquitination) produces MELSNELIRDVRWNLRKAALEMSMMKLNGSSKWAAEALNGICEEVTVDQLGLESPMDKLGKHIEIKEPGNSKISGDIPNKNFLSFHDNKSNFYFNEKEYDKYLYVSTMFDNKEFDRCAFYLEDATNPSLKFLKLYSMYLSWDKKTQESLENVLTIEKNSVKYDNAGNRNLNIDAADDFSSFGGLKKKSIDDPHNKNDQSGVTEILNELDQYLEDVQSHKVPKNSLGYALLFYLRGILLKESNSKSMAIRAYLRSLRIYSFNYSCWSDLLECITTVEESQMLLSHFMSNFQFENLENINSQSKLESNIPFKIFQLLLFKEFQGNVDEYLTTFEDLLTLFPNFTFLQAQKALTSYQYMDYVNSEQIFEKIMEDDPYRLDDMDTFSNILYVMQKNAKLAYLAQFVSQIDRFRPETCCVIANYYSARQEHEKSIMYFRRALTLDKKTTSAWTLMGHEFVELKNSNAAIESYRRAVDIDPRDFRAWYGLGQAYEVLDMHLYSLYYFQRACILKPLDKRMWQALGSCYAKVGNHAEAIKCYERALQLTTQSEQDTALLYKLALLFEQTNGIDKCKLLMEKCVEIERITEGLVTDESVKARLWLAKFELKTNNYVKAYDLAVGVSNGTSQEMEEARSIARECRRKM; encoded by the coding sequence ATGGAACTAAGTAATGAGTTGATCCGCGATGTGCGATGGAATTTACGCAAAGCAGCGTTGGAAATGAGTATGATGAAGCTCAATGGGTCTTCCAAATGGGCTGCTGAGGCCCTGAATGGTATATGCGAGGAGGTGACGGTAGATCAGTTGGGATTGGAGTCACCGATGGACAAATTGGGCAAACATATTGAGATCAAAGAACCAGGAAATAGCAAGATCTCAGGAGATATTCCCAACAAAAATTTCCTCAGTTTCCATGATAACAAAtctaatttttattttaatgaaaaagagTACGACAAGTACCTGTATGTTTCCACAATGTTTGATAACAAAGAGTTTGATAGATGTGCGTTTTATCTGGAAGATGCTACTAATCCAAGCTTGAAGTTTCTGAAGTTGTACAGCATGTATCTATCATGGGATAAGAAGACGCAGGAATCCTTAGAGAACGTCCTAACTATCGAAAAAAACAGTGTTAAGTATGATAATGCAGGTAACCGGAACCTGAACATTGATGCCGCCGATGATTTTTCCAGTTTTGGAGgtttaaagaaaaagtcTATAGATGATCCTCACAACAAGAATGATCAAAGTGGGGTTACTGAAATTTTAAACGAATTAGATCAATACCTTGAAGATGTTCAATCTCACAAAGTCCCTAAAAACTCTCTAGGGTATGccttattattttatttgagAGGCATATTATTAAAAGAGTCTAACTCAAAATCTATGGCTATTAGGGCATACTTGCGATCCTTACGTATCTATTCATTCAATTACTCCTGCTGGTCAGATCTATTGGAATGTATTACAACTGTTGAGGAGTCGCAGATGCTATTAAGTCATTTTATGTCCAACTTTCAGTTCGAAAATCTAGAGAATATAAACAGCCAATCGAAATTGGAGTCCAACATTCCATTTAAAATCTTCCAATTGCTATTATTCAAAGAGTTTCAAGGCAATGTTGATGAATATTTAACGACATTCGAAGACTTACTCACACTATTCCCCAATTTTACCTTTCTGCAGGCCCAAAAAGCATTGACAAGTTATCAATATATGGATTATGTTAACTCCGAgcaaatatttgaaaaaataatggaaGATGATCCTTATCGTCTCGATGATATGGATACATTCTCTAATATCTTATATGTGATGCAGAAGAACGCAAAGTTGGCGTATCTAGCACAATTTGTATCACAAATCGATAGATTTAGACCCGAAACTTGTTGTGTGATTGCTAATTATTATAGCGCAAGGCAAGAACatgaaaaatcaataatgtATTTTCGCCGTGCTCTAACACTAGACAAGAAAACAACAAGTGCATGGACTTTGATGGGTCATGAATTTGTAGAACTCAAAAACTCGAATGCAGCAATAGAATCATATAGAAGAGCTGTAGACATAGATCCAAGAGATTTTAGAGCCTGGTATGGTCTGGGCCAAGCATATGAGGTTTTGGACATGCATCTATATTCTCTTTACTACTTCCAGAGAGCGTGTATTCTGAAGCCTCTAGACAAACGAATGTGGCAAGCTCTCGGTTCTTGCTATGCAAAGGTGGGAAATCATGCGGAGGCAATCAAGTGTTATGAAAGGGCGTTACAATTGACTACGCAATCTGAGCAAGATACCGCCCTTCTATACAAGTTGGCCTTGCTGTTTGAGCAAACAAATGGAATAGACAAATGCAAGTTATTAATGGAGAAATGTGTTGAGATAGAAAGGATAACAGAGGGTTTGGTGACCGATGAGAGCGTCAAAGCTAGACTATGGCTTGCTAAATTTGAATTGAAGACAAATAACTATGTGAAAGCGTATGACCTTGCAGTAGGTGTTTCGAATGGTACTTCACAAGAGATGGAAGAAGCTCGATCCATTGCAAGAGAGTGTAGGAGGAAAATGTAG
- the MTG2 gene encoding putative GTPase MTG2 (CAGL0I02332g~Ortholog(s) have ribosome binding activity, role in cytoplasmic translation and extrinsic component of membrane, mitochondrial inner membrane localization) yields MSIIVRPRNLIKNKSVASRLSKFYSDLPDNAPTLGENEQWLNSLSSNNRIGNLKRDYDNFARFPSNESFPWTFERDSTNPKKCIVNTPLSWLTDTKYLRQFNKNKHLQSNFVDVRIVKCTSGKGGDGCVSFFRDAGRSIGPPDGGDGGHGGSIYVQAESGLDSLAKMRATYVASDGGSGQSGQLDGARGKDILITVPTGTVIKWCLQPKLIKELMEERVNNGHYTDKIKNLLENEYYDLECFNDNRYMGELPSHIQMKRSSNTSSSWLFKEKDEQYHRDKEWFVQLDKKMRLYDYGVLKSELEADKFPLFGIDLSTPTKKPICLLKGGKGGLGNMHFLTNLIRNPRFAKHGRPGLDQYFLFELKMIADLGLVGLPNAGKSTLLTKISNAKPRIGHWEFTTLEPSVGTISLGIQGPQFTVADIPGIIKGASQDKGMGIEFLRHIERSNGWVFVISLENPDPLNDLNILINELGGQEIIKQKRVLVVANKADINHTSTESRDKYMRLKEFCDSKGWDSIPISALHSHNIDKLLVKMAKCSGRLSS; encoded by the coding sequence ATGTCAATTATAGTAAGGCCTCGAAACTTGATCAAAAACAAGAGTGTGGCTAGCAGgctttcaaaattttataGTGACTTACCTGATAATGCACCAACTTTAGGTGAAAACGAACAATGGTTGAATAGCTTATCCAGTAATAATAGAATTGGTAATCTGAAGAGAGATTATGATAATTTTGCTAGGTTTCCATCTAATGAGAGCTTTCCATGGACATTTGAAAGAGACTCTACGAATCCGAAGAAATGTATTGTTAATACGCCATTATCATGGCTCACTGATACTAAATATCTGAGGCAATTCAATAAGAATAAGCATCTGCAAAGTAATTTTGTAGATGTTAGAATAGTTAAATGTACAAGTGGGAAAGGAGGTGACGGTTGCGTCTCCTTCTTCAGAGATGCCGGAAGAAGTATAGGGCCACCAGATGGTGGTGACGGCGGGCATGGTGGAAGTATATATGTCCAAGCAGAGAGTGGTCTCGATTCTTTAGCCAAGATGAGGGCAACTTATGTGGCGAGTGATGGTGGTTCTGGACAGTCCGGACAGCTGGACGGTGCTAGAGGTAAAGATATTCTAATTACAGTTCCTACAGGAACTGTAATAAAGTGGTGTTTACAACCCAAATTGATCAAAGAACTTATGGAAGAGAGGGTAAATAATGGACATTATACTGACAAAATTAAGAACCTTTTGGAGAATGAGTATTACGATTTAGAATGCTTCAATGATAATAGATATATGGGCGAACTGCCTTCACATATTCAAATGAAGCGCTCATCAAACACAAGTTCATCATGGTTatttaaagaaaaggatGAGCAATACCATAGAGATAAAGAATGGTTTGTTCAATTAGATAAGAAGATGAGACTTTATGACTATGGGGTATTGAAGAGTGAGTTAGAAGCAGATAAGTTTCCACTTTTTGGAATAGATTTGAGTACACCTACCAAAAAGCCAATATGCCTTCTGAAAGGTGGGAAAGGCGGGCTTGGGAATATGCATTTTTTAACTAATCTGATTAGGAATCCGAGATTTGCTAAACATGGTCGCCCAGGTCTTGACcaatatttcttgtttgaGTTGAAGATGATCGCTGACCTTGGTTTGGTTGGGTTACCAAATGCCGGTAAATCAACATTATTAACCAAGATATCTAATGCGAAACCTAGGATAGGGCATTGGGAGTTCACGACTCTAGAACCTTCCGTAGGAACTATTTCTCTTGGCATTCAAGGCCCACAATTTACAGTAGCTGATATACCAGGTATCATCAAGGGAGCATCTCAAGACAAAGGTATGGGTATCGAATTTCTAAGACATATCGAAAGATCAAATGGATGGGTGTTTGTTATTAGCTTAGAGAACCCGGATCCTTTAAATGACCTTAATATACTTATTAATGAGTTGGGTGGTCAAGAAATCATTAAGCAAAAGAGAGTGCTAGTGGTTGCTAATAAAGCAGATATCAATCATACTAGCACTGAGTCAAGAGATAAGTATATGAGACTGAAAGAATTCTGTGACTCCAAAGGGTGGGATAGTATTCCAATAAGTGCATTGCATTCTCATAATATTGATAAGCTACTTGTTAAGATGGCCAAATGCAGTGGGAGGCTTTCCAGCTGA